The following are from one region of the Salvia hispanica cultivar TCC Black 2014 chromosome 1, UniMelb_Shisp_WGS_1.0, whole genome shotgun sequence genome:
- the LOC125219350 gene encoding retinol dehydrogenase 11-like, with the protein MQARIEGKNCVVTGANSGIGYATAEGLAARGATVYIVCRSKEWGEAAHSKIQSATGNKNVHLEICDISSIDDVKTLASRFCAMDEPVHILRLSSNLRTSDEGADTVIWLALQPKEKLVLLRPG; encoded by the exons ATGCAAGCACGAATAGAAGGGAAGAACTGTGTTGTGACAGGGGCGAATTCTGGCATTGGCTATGCAACTGCAGAGGGCCTAGCTGCACG TGGAGCAACAGTGTATATAGTGTGCCGGAGCAAGGAGTGGGGTGAGGCAGCACACTCAAAGATCCAGTCTGCAACGGGCAATAAGAATGTCCATTTGGAG ATTTGTGATATTTCTTCCATTGACGATGTGAAAACTTTGGCGTCGCGGTTTTGTGCGATGGATGAGCCTGTGCATATTCTAAGGTTATCCAGCAACCTTAGAACAAGTGATGAAGGTGCTGATACGGTGATATGGCTGGCCCTACAGCCTAAAGAGAAGCTCGTGTTACTTCGACCGGGCTGA
- the LOC125204590 gene encoding protein DETOXIFICATION 27-like translates to MLYQNSPIKQIHIFHILVVSSNICSAQTPIVSLPLSEIMEISNPSDELNQSLLPPPKQTPETSLAAATWLESKKLWHIVGPTVVSRVSNATMNIITQAFAGHLGDLPLASISIANNVIVGFNWGLLLGMASALETLCGQAYGAKKYGMLGIYMQRSWIVLFLCCFLLLPLYAFAAPLLRLIGQPDDVAEQAGTAAVWLIPLHFSFAFQFPLQRFLQSQLKTAPLIWVPLLALAVHALLNWIFVSKLEMGVIGIAIVLDISWWVLVIGMYAYVAFGGCPLTWTGFSVQAFSGLLEFLKLSASSGVMLCLENWYYRILIVMTGFFTNAKIAVDALSTCLIINSWEMMFAISFFAGIGVRVANELGAGNGQAAKFAMKVCVVHSTAVGVFFFAIVLIFRGNLSLMFSPSSEVAAAVGDLSFLLASSILLNSVQPVLSGVAVGSGWQAWVAWINIFCYYIIGLPIGAVLGWGFNLETKGVWAGMIFGGTAVQTIVLAFITIRTNWEVEVEKATSRVEEWNISDVEADK, encoded by the exons ATGCTTTATCAAAATTCTCCTATAAAACAGATACACATTTTCCATATATTAGTCGTTTCATCAAACATTTGCTCTGCACAAACTCCGATcgtctctctccctctctctgaAATCATGGAAATCTCAAATCCAAGCGATGAACTAAACCAATCACTTCTCCCACCACCCAAACAAACCCCAGAAACCTCCCTCGCCGCCGCAACGTGGCTCGAATCAAAGAAGCTCTGGCACATCGTCGGCCCCACCGTCGTCTCCCGCGTCTCCAACGCCACCATGAACATCATCACCCAGGCCTTCGCCGGCCACCTCGGCGACCTCCCCCTCGCCTCCATCTCCATCGCCAACAACGTCATCGTCGGCTTCAATTGGGGCCTCCTC CTAGGGATGGCGAGCGCGCTGGAGACGCTGTGCGGGCAGGCCTACGGCGCGAAGAAGTACGGAATGCTGGGGATCTACATGCAGCGATCGTGGATCGTGCTCTTCCTCTGCtgcttcctcctcctcccgcTCTACGCGTTCGCGGCGCCGCTGCTGAGGCTGATCGGGCAGCCGGACGACGTGGCGGAGCAGGCAGGAACAGCGGCGGTGTGGCTGATCCCGCTCCACTTCAGCTTCGCGTTCCAGTTCCCGCTGCAGCGGTTCCTGCAGAGCCAGCTGAAGACGGCGCCGCTGATCTGGGTGCCGCTCCTCGCCCTCGCCGTCCACGCCCTTCTCAATTGGATTTTCGTGAGCAAATTGGAGATGGGAGTGATCGGAATCGCGATCGTTTTGGATATCTCGTGGTGGGTCCTGGTCATCGGGATGTATGCCTACGTGGCATTTGGGGGTTGCCCGCTGACGTGGACGGGCTTCTCCGTCCAGGCCTTCTCGGGCCTTCTAGAATTTCTCAAGCTCTCTGCTTCCTCCGGCGTCATGCTTTG TTTAGAGAATTGGTATTACAGAATATTGATAGTGATGACTGGATTCTTCACCAATGCCAAAATAGCTGTCGATGCCTTATCAACATG TTTGATCATCAATTCGTGGGAGATGATGTTTGCAATATCATTTTTCGCTGGAATCGG AGTGCGTGTGGCGAATGAGTTGGGTGCTGGAAATGGGCAGGCAGCGAAATTCGCAATGAAGGTGTGCGTGGTGCACTCGACCGCTGTAGGCGTCTTCTTCTTCGCAATCGTGTTGATTTTTCGAGGCAATTTATCACTAATGTTCTCTCCTAGTAGCGAAGTTGCTGCGGCGGTCGGCGATCTTTCCTTCCTCTTGGCATCAAGCATTCTTCTAAATAGTGTTCAACCGGTTCTATCAG GGGTAGCTGTGGGATCTGGATGGCAAGCTTGGGTTGCttggataaatatattttgctaCTACATTATTGGCCTCCCTATTGGAGCTGTTTTAGGCTGGGGCTTCAATTTGGAAACTAAG GGAGTTTGGGCTGGGATGATTTTTGGTGGAACGGCGGTTCAAACAATTGTATTGGCTTTCATAACGATAAGGACAAATTGGGAAGTTGAG GTTGAGAAGGCGACGAGCCGTGTGGAGGAGTGGAACATCTCTGACGTGGAGGCTGATAAGTAG